One part of the Aurantibacillus circumpalustris genome encodes these proteins:
- the queG gene encoding tRNA epoxyqueuosine(34) reductase QueG produces MLNSKQTHTQFVKSEAKRLGFDFCGISKAAFLEEEAPRLEKWLAENKHGQMNYMENYFDKRLDPRLLVDNAKSVISLLFNYYPEQTQNPNAPKISKYAYGEDYHEIIKNKLHEFLASLKENIGDINGRAFVDSAPVLDKAWAKKSGLGWIGKNSNLINKQQGSFFFIAELIIDLDLEYDGPIKDFCGTCTKCIDACPTEAIVEPYIVDGSKCISYLTIELKENIPTEFKNKMDNWAFGCDVCQDVCPWNSFSLTHKEPLFENHKGLLNFSEIEWNEMTEETFNLVFKNSAVKRTKYKGLKRNLEFIKKT; encoded by the coding sequence GTGTTAAACTCCAAACAGACTCATACACAATTTGTTAAAAGCGAAGCCAAACGTCTTGGTTTTGATTTTTGCGGTATTTCTAAAGCAGCTTTTTTAGAAGAAGAGGCGCCCCGTCTCGAAAAATGGCTCGCAGAAAATAAACACGGCCAAATGAACTACATGGAGAATTATTTCGATAAACGTCTCGACCCGCGTTTACTGGTTGATAATGCAAAATCGGTTATTTCTCTTTTATTCAACTATTATCCTGAGCAAACACAAAACCCCAATGCACCAAAAATTAGCAAGTATGCCTACGGAGAAGATTATCACGAAATCATTAAAAATAAACTCCACGAATTTCTAGCCTCGCTCAAAGAAAATATTGGCGACATAAACGGCAGAGCTTTTGTCGACAGCGCCCCGGTGCTAGACAAAGCCTGGGCGAAAAAAAGTGGTTTGGGTTGGATTGGAAAAAACTCCAACCTCATCAACAAACAACAAGGTTCTTTTTTCTTCATCGCCGAATTAATTATTGATTTGGATCTAGAATACGACGGGCCAATTAAAGATTTCTGCGGCACCTGCACCAAATGCATCGATGCCTGCCCTACCGAAGCAATTGTAGAACCTTATATTGTTGATGGCAGCAAATGTATCAGTTACCTCACCATTGAATTAAAAGAAAATATTCCCACTGAATTTAAAAACAAAATGGATAATTGGGCTTTTGGTTGCGATGTGTGTCAGGATGTTTGCCCCTGGAATAGTTTCAGCCTAACACACAAAGAACCACTCTTTGAAAATCACAAAGGACTTCTAAATTTTTCGGAAATAGAATGGAATGAGATGACGGAAGAAACGTTTAATCTGGTTTTTAAAAACTCTGCCGTGAAAAGAACTAAGTATAAAGGATTGAAGAGGAATTTGGAGTTTATAAAGAAAACTTGA
- a CDS encoding poly(R)-hydroxyalkanoic acid synthase subunit PhaE — MKTSNPVIDTLVESQTQFVNNWMDSAKKMQSAFTSGNISTEGQSLYKEYFDKQMGILNGMQQSSVNMFNTNESNPQEFFKNWFNQQASYAKQMADFNQSINNSFSSFGKPAQDYMANFGQNNTAFTNMYNSWLNTLNSSFDSMSKNMNSTFNKDVFTNFMQGSRVYANMQEFFQPMASMFKNGQFNMDAFKNQFTADAYANLTKQMFGNMYGQSSVQEVYDNGMKQLQNFFANQNNLGKEYYAQIQNISKDFPKMFEGNAAITSMKDFQAQFHNVFGKTFEPLMKLVNAGKEKENAEAIIALMDRMGDYSIKQAELQSYLQNTAKKGVEEIAQHYSEKYANPKSFTEMPSAQDMYAEWVKVNEKLFTELFASEEFSKVKGEALNLSMDVKKHFEKQFESTFSNMPVVFKSEIEELQKTIYDLKKQVKDLQAKGGAVVAAHESDDDKASKTRKK; from the coding sequence ATGAAAACATCAAACCCCGTAATCGACACTTTGGTAGAAAGCCAAACGCAATTCGTAAACAATTGGATGGATTCTGCAAAAAAAATGCAGTCTGCTTTCACTAGCGGAAACATCTCTACTGAAGGTCAATCATTATACAAAGAGTATTTTGATAAGCAAATGGGAATTTTAAATGGCATGCAACAGTCTTCTGTTAACATGTTTAATACTAACGAAAGCAACCCTCAGGAGTTTTTCAAAAATTGGTTTAACCAACAAGCTTCATATGCTAAGCAAATGGCAGATTTTAACCAAAGCATTAACAATAGCTTTTCAAGTTTCGGAAAACCGGCACAAGATTACATGGCTAACTTTGGTCAAAACAACACTGCTTTTACAAACATGTACAATTCATGGTTGAACACTTTGAATTCATCGTTTGATTCAATGAGCAAAAACATGAACTCTACCTTTAATAAAGATGTGTTTACAAACTTTATGCAAGGTAGCCGTGTGTATGCTAACATGCAGGAATTTTTCCAGCCAATGGCTAGCATGTTTAAAAACGGTCAGTTTAACATGGACGCTTTCAAAAACCAATTTACTGCTGATGCTTATGCAAACCTTACTAAACAAATGTTTGGTAACATGTACGGTCAATCTTCAGTTCAAGAGGTTTATGATAACGGAATGAAACAACTTCAAAACTTTTTTGCTAACCAAAACAATTTAGGAAAAGAGTATTACGCACAAATTCAAAACATCTCTAAGGATTTCCCTAAAATGTTCGAAGGAAATGCAGCGATTACTAGCATGAAAGATTTTCAAGCACAGTTTCACAATGTATTCGGAAAAACTTTCGAACCATTAATGAAATTAGTAAACGCAGGTAAAGAAAAAGAAAACGCTGAAGCAATTATTGCTTTGATGGACAGAATGGGTGATTACAGCATTAAACAAGCTGAATTACAATCATACTTACAAAACACTGCTAAAAAAGGTGTTGAAGAAATTGCGCAACACTATTCTGAAAAATACGCTAATCCAAAATCATTCACTGAAATGCCAAGTGCACAAGATATGTATGCTGAGTGGGTTAAAGTAAATGAGAAATTGTTTACAGAATTATTCGCTAGCGAAGAATTCAGCAAAGTAAAAGGTGAAGCTCTTAACTTAAGTATGGATGTGAAAAAACATTTCGAAAAACAATTCGAAAGTACTTTCTCTAACATGCCAGTAGTTTTCAAAAGCGAAATCGAAGAATTACAAAAAACTATTTACGATCTTAAAA
- a CDS encoding T9SS type A sorting domain-containing protein, whose translation MKNYYHFVAIIFLFLTGINFELKAQLPNPVSFNTGVNASLNGTIPTGTNDLSWTASTVSINGPFVPAVRTTGNAAWLISPYTTADWITYPHPFPNAGNQSYHNSLGNVDEYFRLMFTLPSGVCNGSVNSSGGYCLSMSYFADNCVNEIFVNGVSSYVNPAPSYTANNFQGTSGATVTLCDNWCPGTNTLIVHIKSGPPQLGFLAFTTASTTAQNQFTINMSKSNVTCYDANNGSAAVNLIGYGGTPTYTWLPGGSNNSSITNLSPGTYTVNVQFPLCNYSNTLTVTQPASFAVNVSTAQAVCPGMNVTYTATGGVTYSWTPGNYSGSTVTLSAMSTTNYTVTGKDSVGCAVTKAFKLQVLNCSGIEEVSLQGIDVRNDMLGNITIVAPNNIEYKVEIFDLIGNLKYSSLLAQNSEINLSNLSQGIYFLKVSDNNSSLKKRILVGM comes from the coding sequence ATGAAAAACTACTACCATTTTGTAGCTATTATTTTTTTATTCCTAACTGGAATAAATTTTGAGTTAAAAGCTCAACTACCAAATCCGGTATCATTTAACACTGGGGTGAATGCTAGTTTAAACGGCACAATTCCAACTGGAACCAACGACTTGAGTTGGACGGCTTCCACAGTCTCCATTAACGGTCCGTTCGTTCCTGCAGTGAGAACAACTGGCAATGCCGCATGGTTGATCTCCCCTTATACTACAGCCGATTGGATTACCTATCCACATCCTTTTCCAAATGCTGGTAATCAGAGTTACCATAATTCTTTAGGGAATGTAGATGAATATTTTCGACTGATGTTTACGCTTCCTTCTGGTGTTTGCAATGGCTCTGTGAATTCATCTGGCGGGTATTGCCTGTCGATGAGTTATTTTGCCGATAATTGTGTGAATGAAATCTTTGTAAATGGAGTGTCGTCGTACGTAAATCCTGCGCCCTCGTATACCGCTAATAATTTTCAAGGAACTTCAGGTGCTACAGTAACTCTTTGTGACAATTGGTGCCCTGGAACAAATACGCTTATCGTACACATTAAGTCAGGCCCACCCCAACTTGGTTTTCTGGCATTTACAACAGCATCGACAACCGCTCAAAACCAATTCACTATAAATATGTCCAAAAGTAATGTTACCTGTTATGATGCAAATAATGGCTCGGCGGCTGTTAACCTGATAGGATATGGAGGAACGCCTACCTACACTTGGTTGCCAGGTGGGTCGAACAATTCCAGTATAACAAATCTTAGTCCGGGCACTTATACAGTAAATGTACAATTCCCTTTATGTAATTATTCTAATACACTTACTGTAACCCAACCAGCTTCCTTTGCGGTAAACGTTTCTACTGCTCAAGCAGTATGTCCTGGTATGAATGTAACTTATACAGCAACTGGAGGAGTTACTTATTCGTGGACGCCGGGAAATTATAGTGGGTCTACTGTTACATTAAGTGCAATGAGTACGACTAATTACACTGTTACCGGCAAGGATTCGGTGGGATGTGCAGTTACAAAAGCGTTTAAATTACAGGTTTTAAACTGCAGTGGCATTGAAGAAGTAAGTTTGCAAGGAATAGACGTCCGTAACGACATGCTTGGCAACATCACCATTGTAGCGCCTAATAATATTGAATACAAGGTTGAGATTTTTGACCTAATTGGAAATTTAAAGTACAGTAGTCTCTTGGCTCAGAATTCCGAAATAAACCTTAGTAATTTATCACAAGGAATTTATTTTTTAAAAGTGTCAGATAATAATTCTTCGTTAAAGAAAAGAATACTAGTAGGAATGTAA